The following proteins are encoded in a genomic region of Sebastes fasciatus isolate fSebFas1 chromosome 12, fSebFas1.pri, whole genome shotgun sequence:
- the setd2 gene encoding uncharacterized protein setd2 isoform X1, which translates to MEEPCDLKHFVKEEGSGASVKVEGLSKAALIKSLSPRVMLSNHLLPKGTKMKVNLEDQGRQKVSFSFAPTKKTLQSPFFIPASPEKEKSVAELIAASSQSPSDKEGQNTNSKTEQNQTPVVQTSIAETPSPTPVSSASKPKIDLPKMHFKKQILSVSVTEENPTSVVQEEPHSPELQVLQKPPSVTEFPTPQPQNIVSVCPSENAHIESPETRVTPSLKPPASSGKDAESSSSAEQDSKVDRRKTRSHSDSAPPGSESDGDSGKMSSSRKSDDSKSRRNSDSRSKEVKKSSSSSHVEEKEKSSSKWSENHERSSSYSKSDRDSRYTSSRSSRSDKDRRKSRSRSRSRSRGSRTSSSHSRSERSRGDRGSRSDRSYYHDSDRRSHRNSPRRERRRSRSRTDRTRDSSDSEDDHRKTRTRTSDSSRLPAHSSSHKESKSSSYSKSERACKSGESPHSSELDKRTQSSKSERISKRLSDSDSQRKCSPDPDSNYRKSSSYQRSETNSKSSSSMHTHSQTYEKRQKSSSSDSEADHKGKSQAPDKYSGLEENCKNSLKKTSRPDLKQMTPSRCSVKTSGHDRQSIDIFHSPGKAPSCTNTTESCSPSEKEKCDSQPGEVEHSSQDFKETVSCTDKSLPESPSKTSKETKSDLEVETSAITSSESLNAHTDLENSTDVKDSLSSNNQPHVNSNVAVLNSCSSNDSIMCSQDMEVVDCSPGPMSLLDTADIPVTHDVQQNTKPEIVQVLTVDQLSDTSLPLKSDSSCLESEGQLTLEKQNGDTVHKRSSTTKKSRWDIVGQDTPESDNLQKTLCTESKPTVKTVISVKKIEFSKDNSQQDSDIKDTIQQQAETHSILVKQTEISKQEVGSNSTSVADKCKDQSEPSRASTSIDHCDLKLSVSQKANTDEPLHVNDASRADKATKMQSWNGDDHDEKSKGSAHKSKLSKRTLLNQDALGEQSEVSDSDNSEYDSDCGEAIKRLHSVVVVPKNSTLMDTHDMGASPRRLMNSSERQNVNMDEVPNQGPQQRQGSPSAFVETSAVVNDSSHSSALCLSQSNMIDSTSHSEGSSSISAQPYVAAHSGAHGSATDPTHSLDNSRQCEQGHKQHNVSSRGERMYSHYQQDDFSSADNINENNVFSLGWDFSQPEQQPSSTYQQPDSSHGPPIPNTKLIETSPEGQEHRQSNATWNHQSPNTQTSRQPYLHVHEHYQDLAGEIHPDSLTNDHDDYSGEKLSDLSQTAVECSGLNTPGSSSFVQGHEISSNSRGSAVPDPPREDSFRPHRGRGPPKKRRPEIESDSDNEAEAGPAGKRERHGDADVSKETRVKAEVQCPTLNLRDFRDSHKWKEFSRSKKMPPYFDLIEENMYLTERKKSKSHRDIKRMQCECPVLPREERSRGVLACGEDCLNRLLMIECSSRCLNGAYCSNRRFQMKQHADFEVILTEDKGWGLRAARELSANTFVLEYCGEVLDHKEFKTRVKEYARNKNIHYYFMSLKNNEIIDATLKGNCSRFMNHSCEPNCETQKWTVNGQLRVGFFTSKAVTAGTELTFDYQFQRYGKEAQKCFCGAASCRGFLGGENRVSVRAAGGKMKKDRSRKSALTTVDEELEALLENGEGLYDEKQVVSLCRLMVRVETMEQKLICLKLIQDTQNPSCLKQFLDHHGLSLLWLFMVELSEAKGNSANNIKLQLQIMKTLAVLPISTKNMLEESRVLTFIQRWAQTKTLPHPAELDGYSSENTSRAQTPLNTPDGSSTKLGPELDGDTSKPAVYRRLKIISENSLDSALSDASKASDGKEEEEEDDDEEEDESSHDSKQLKAEPVCEAAEPVCEAADPTKGTMEESVKEEAQVEGEKEEETGMSSSSQHQLQTEEVKENMELDLEKDTEMKEDTSEAHTDELVVPKEPNEEQESGEEQTSQAVTEKAEPEGDQPAVEVLEPESQCIQTDVADVPPEPPSENMEAQEETQEAEKPPGTEAQPGESTTDATPSSETPEASMPTEVTATPVDPSVIGTPSQDDEEGVSDVESERSQEPQLNSLDISGMAARLLDSWKDLKEVYRIPKKSQVEKETNDRSRDRDTALTPRTTSGSREREREREKERERDRDRDYDRDRDRDWDRERDRDRDRERDRDRDRDRDRDRDRDRERERDRDRDRDRDRGSDKTPQRSSERRRRRSASPSSYERSSRRTEERFESSNSSKTRGASGKERNKLSTEERRKLFEQEVAQREAQKQQQLQQQQQQQLQTMAYDPALAYASSPGFITYPPGYPIQTFVDPTNPNAGKVLLPTPAVEPVLNYEETALISDMALSSPSSTSQATPVSNLSQHITTPDLTAGNPQQYAQPAVATQDAGVAVLSVPAQVAPQVQGQQSYTTLWDPTTQQAVTVQTQPAQQYAAAPPPPQTQTAIYYQGQPCQTIYSIPTAYPQANTPVIQAYTEPTASYLHGQPVYPGHQQGVVVQQGGTVTTIVTSQTVQQEMIVPNNVIDLPPPSPPKPKTIVLPPLWKVARDPEGKIYYYHIGTRQTQWDPPTWDGCSDNTSVDHESEMDLGTPTYDENPSKFSTKTAEADTSSELAKRSKETFRKEMSQFIVTCLNPYRKPDCKLGRISNTEDFKHLARKLTHGVMNKELKACNNPEDLECNENVKHKTKEYIKKYMQRFGTVYRPKEDTEVY; encoded by the exons ATGGAGGAACCGTGTGACCTTAAGCACTTCGTGAA AGAGGAGGGGAGTGGTGCCTCG GTGAAGGTGGAGGGCTTATCCAAGGCAGCTCTAATCAAAAGCCTGTCTCCCAGAGTCATGCTGTCCAACCATCTCTTGCCTAAAGGGACCAAGATGAAGGTCAACCTAGAGGATCAGGGTCGTCAGAAAGTGTCCTTCAGCTTCGCCCCGACCAAGAAGACACTACAGAGCCCGTTCTTCATCCCTGCCAGTCCTGAAAAGGAAAAGTCTGTTGCTGAGCTTATCGCTGCCTCATCACAGTCACCCTCAGACAAAGAAGGGCAGAATACAAACAGCAAAACTGAGCAAAACCAGACACCCGTGGTGCAGACATCAATAGCAGAGACACCTTCTCCGACACCAGTCTCCTCAGCCTCCAAACCGAAAATAGACTTGCCTAAGATGCATTTCAAGAAGCAAattctcagtgtctctgtgacTGAGGAGAATCCAACATCTGTTGTGCAAGAGGAGCCTCACTCTCCTGAATTGCAGGTTCTGCAGAAACCACCAAGTGTAACGGAATTTCCAACACCCCAGCCTCAGAATATCGTCAGTGTCTGCCCCTCTGAAAATGCTCACATTGAATCCCCTGAGACGAGGGTAACCCCTAGCCTCAAGCCACCTGCTTCCTCAGGAAAAGATGCAGAGAGTTCCAGCAGCGCTGAGCAGGATAGTAAGGTAGACAGAAGGAAAACCAGGTCCCATTCTGATAGTGCTCCCCCTGGCTCAGAATCCGATGGAGACTCAGGCAAGATGTCGTCTAGTCGCAAATCAGATGACTCCAAAAGTAGAAGAAACTCTGACAGCAGAAGCAAAGAGGTAAAAAAGTCTTCCTCTAGTTCACATgtggaggaaaaggaaaaaagttcCTCTAAGTGGTCAGAGAATCACGAAAGGTCTTCTAGTTACTCCAAATCAGACCGTGATTCTAGATACACATCCTCACGCTCATCTCGATCAGACAAAGATCGCAGAAAGTCTAGGTCTAGATCACGGTCTAGATCCAGAGGGTCTCGAACAAGTTCATCTCACTCCAGATCAGAAAGATCCCGAGGCGACAGAGGATCACGCTCCGACAGGTCATACTATCATGATTCTGATCGGAGATCACACCGGAATTCTCCACGCAGAGAGAGGAGACGTTCTCGCTCTCGCACTGACAGAACTCGCGACAGTTCTGACTCTGAGGATGATCATAGGAAGACTAGGACAAGGACCAGTGACTCCAGTAGATTGCCCGCCCATTCAAGCTCTCATAAAGAGTCAAAATCATCTTCCTACTCAAAATCTGAGAGAGCCTGTAAATCTGGAGAGTCCCCTCACTCTTCAGAGTTGGATAAAAGAACTCAATCGTCAAAGTCTGAAAGGATTTCAAAACGACTATCAGACTCTGATTCCCAGCGCAAGTGCTCTCCTGATCCGGACTCCAATTACCGAAAATCTAGCAGCtatcagagatcagagaccaACAGCAAATCCTCTTCCAGTATGCACACCCACTCTCAAACATATGAAAAACGGCAAAAAAGCAGCTCTAGTGACTCTGAGGCAGACCATAAGGGAAAATCACAGGCCCCTGACAAATACTCTGGCCTGGAGGAGAACTGTAAAAACTCCCTAAAGAAGACCAGTAGGCCAGACTTGAAGCAGATGACACCCTCTAGATGTTCTGTGAAAACCAGCGGACATGATAGACAATCAATTGACATATTTCACAGCCCGGGCAAAGCACCTTCATGTACAAACACCACAGAATCGTGTTCTCcgagtgaaaaagaaaaatgtgattcCCAACCAGGTGAAGTTGAACATAGCAGTCAGGATTTTAAGGAGACGGTCTCATGCACTGATAAGAGTTTGCCAGAATCACCATCCAAGACAtcaaaagaaacaaaatcaGATCTTGAAGTTGAAACCTCAGCTATAACCTCAAGTGAAAGCCTAAATGCACATACCGACCTGGAAAACTCCACCGATGTGAAGGATAGCCTTTCTTCTAATAATCAACCACATGTGAACTCAAATGTGGCTGTGTTAAATTCATGCAGTAGTAATGATAGTATAATGTGCAGCCAGGACATGGAAGTTGTTGACTGTTCGCCAGGGCCAATGTCCTTACTTGATACAGCTGATATACCTGTCACCCATGATGTCCAGCAGAACACTAAACCAGAGATTGTTCAAGTTTTGACAGTCGACCAGCTGTCTGACACAAGTTTGCCGCTCAAATCTGATTCATCGTGTCTTGAATCTGAGGGTCAGCTGACACTTGAAAAGCAAAATGGGGATACTGTTCACAAGAGGAGCAGTACTACCAAAAAGTCCAGATGGGATATTGTTGGGCAGGACACCCCAGAGAGCGATAATTTACAGAAGACACTTTGCACAGAGAGTAAGCCTACTGTTAAAACGGTGATCTCTGTCAAAAAAATAGAGTTTTCTAAAGACAATAGCCAACAAGACTCTGACATTAAAGATACTATTCAGCAACAGGCTGAAACACATTCCATATTGGTTAAGCAGACTGAGATCTCTAAGCAGGAGGTCGGCTCAAACAGCACATCCGTGGCCGATAAATGCAAAGACCAAAGTGAGCCTTCACGAGCGAGCACCAGCATTGACCACTGTGACTTAAAACTGAGTGTTTCTCAAAAAGCAAACACAGATGAGCCCCTGCACGTAAATGATGCATCGCGGGCCGACAAAGCTACAAAGATGCAGAGTTGGAATGGCGATGATCATGACGAAAAATCCAAGGGCAGCGCTCACAAGAGCAAACTGAGCAAGAGAACATTACTTAATCAGGACGCATTAGGAGAACAGAGTGAGGTCAGCGATAGTGACAACTCGGAGTATGACTCCGATTGCGGCGAGGCTATAAAGCGATTGCATTCTGTGGTGGTGGTGCCAAAGAATTCTACCCTAATGGATACACATGACATGGGAGCTTCCCCACGCCGCCTAATGAATAGTTCAGAACGGCAGAATGTGAATATGGATGAAGTCCCAAATCAAGGCCCACAACAAAGGCAGGGAAGTCCTTCAGCATTCGTGGAAACCAGTGCTGTTGTAAATGATTCATCCCATAGCAGCGCGTTGTGTCTATCCCAAAGTAATATGATTGATAGCACCAGTCACTCTGAGGGTTCCAGCTCCATCAGTGCGCAGCCTTACGTGGCTGCTCATAGCGGTGCTCATGGAAGTGCCACAGATCCCACCCACAGCCTTGATAATTCCCGACAGTGTGAGCAAGGGCACAAACAGCATAATGTAAGCAGCAGAGGTGAGAGGATGTACTCCCATTACCAACAGGACGATTTCTCCAGTGCCGACAATATCAACGAAAATAATGTATTCAGTCTGGGTTGGGATTTTTCACAACCGGAACAGCAGCCCAGTAGTACATACCAGCAGCCTGATAGCAGTCATGGGCCACCAATACCAAACACTAAACTGATTGAAACCTCTCCTGAGGGACAGGAGCACAGGCAGAGTAATGCCACCTGGAACCACCAATCCCCAAACACACAGACTAGCAGACAACCCTACCTCCATGTGCATGAACATTATCAGGATCTTGCAGGTGAAATCCATCCTGACTCCCTAACTAATGACCACGATGACTACAGTGGGGAAAAACTATCTGATCTCAGTCAAACAGCTGTCGAATGCAGTGGACTTAACACTCCTGGGTCATCAAGCTTTGTGCAAGGGCATGAAATAAGCAGCAACAGCAGGGGCTCTGCTGTGCCTGACCCCCCTAGAGAAGACAGTTTTAGACCCCACAGAGGCCGGGGCCCTCCGAAGAAAAGGCGGCCAGAGATCGAGTCAGATTCAGACAATGAGGCAGAAGCCGGACCTGCAGGCAAGAGGGAGCGTCATGGAGATGCTGACGTCTCTAAGGAAACTCGTGTCAAAGCTGAGGTGCAGTGTCCAACGCTCAATCTGCGAGACTTTCGAGATTCCCATAAATGGAAAGAGTTCTCCAGGTCTAAGAAGATGCCCCCTTACTTTGACTTGATTGAGGAGAACATGTACCTGACTGAGAG AAAGAAGAGCAAATCTCATCGAGATATCAAGAGAATGCAATGCGAGTGCCCAGTGCTGCCCAGAGAGGAGCGTTCAAGGGGAGTGTTGGCATGTGGGGAAGACTGTTTAAACCGACTGCTGATGATTGAGTG ctcctCACGGTGCCTGAATGGAGCATACTGCTCTAACCGGCGATTTCAGATGAAACAACATGCGGACTTCGAGGTTATCCTCACAGAAGACAAGGGCTGGGGTCTACGGGCAGCTAGAGAATTGTCTGC AAACACCTTTGTGCTGGAATACTGCGGGGAGGTATTGGACCACAAGGAGTTCAAAACAAGGGTGAAAGAATATGCTCGCAATAAGAACATCCACTACTACTTCATGTCTCTAAAGAATAATGAG ATCATTGATGCAACGCTGAAGGGTAATTGCTCTCGGTTTATGAACCATAGCTGTGAGCCCAACTGTGAGACCCAGAAG TGGACTGTCAATGGCCAGCTTAGAGTCGGGTTCTTCACCTCCAAGGCGGTCACTGCAGGAACTGAGCTGACGTTTGACTACCAGTTCCAGAGATACGG CAAAGAAGCACAGAAATGCTTCTGTGGAGCAGCCAGCTGCAGAGGCTTCCTGGGAGGGGAGAACAGAGTTAGTGTTCGGGCAGCTGGAGGAAAGATGAAGAAAGACCGCAGCCGAAAGAGTGCTCTCACCACG GTTGATGAGGAGCTGGAGGCGTTACTGGAGAATGGAGAAGGCCTGTATGATGAGAAACAGGTGGTGTCTCTCTGCAGACTAATGGTCCGAGTGGAAACCATGGAGCAGAAACTCATCTGCCTCAAGCTCATACAA GATACTCAAAATCCATCATGCCTGAAGCAGTTCCTGGACCATCATGGGTTGTCTCTGCTGTGGCTCTTCATGGTGGAGCTTTCTGAAGCTAAAGGCAACAGTGCCAATAACATCAAACTACAGTTACAG ATTATGAAGACCTTGGCTGTGCTGCCTATCTCTACTAAGAACATGTTGGAGGAGAGCAGAGTCCTTACCTTCATCCAGAGATGGGCCCAGACAAAAACTCTCCCTCACCCTGCAGAGCTGGATGGCTACTCAAGTGAGAACACCTCCCGTGCTCAAACACCCCTCAACACTCCCGACGGCTCCTCCACCAAACTGGGACCAGAGTTGGACGGTGACACCTCCAAACCTGCTGTGTACCGCCGCCTTAAAATCATCAGTGAAAACAGTCTGGACAGCGCCCTCTCTGATGCTAGCAAAGCATCCGAtgggaaggaggaagaggaggaggacgacgatgaggaagaagatgaaTCCTCGCATGATAGCAAACAGTTGAAGGCAGAGCCGGTGTGTGAAGCCGCAGAGCCGGTGTGTGAAGCCGCAGATCCAACGAAAGGAACGATGGAAGAGTCTGTGAAAGAGGAGGCTCAGGTCGAaggggagaaagaggaagagacggGGATGAGTTCAAGCAGTCAACACCAACTGCAAACTGAGGAGGTGAAAGAAAACATGGAGTTGGATTTGGAGAAGGACACTGAGATGAAAGAGGACACGAGTGAGGCTCATACGGATGAACTTGTGGTGCCAAAAGAGCCGAATGAAGAACAGGAGAGTGGGGAGGAGCAGACCAGTCAGGCCGTGACAGAAAAGGCTGAACCGGAAGGAGACCAGCCCGCCGTTGAAGTTCTCGAGCCAGAGAGTCAGTGCATCCAAACAGATGTTGCTGATGTTCCACCTGAGCCGCCTTCAGAGAACATGGAGGCCCAGGAAGAGACACAAGAGGCTGAGAAACCTCCTGGCACTGAGGCTCAACCTGGTGAATCTACCACTGATGCTACTCCAAGCTCCGAGACCCCTGAAGCCAGTATGCCCACTGAGGTCACAGCGACCCCCGTGGACCCATCAGTGATAGGAACTCCTTCTCAGGATGACGAGGAAGGTGTCTCAGATGTGGAGAGTGAGAGGAGCCAGGAGCCCCAACTCAATTCTTTGGACATTAGTGGCATGGCTGCCAGGCTTCTGGACAGCTGGAAAGATCTGAAG GAGGTGTACAGAATACCAAAGAAGAGTCAGGTGGAAAAGGAAACAAATG ATCGCAGCCGAGATCGAGACACAGCTTTGACGCCACGCACCACTTCTGGGAGCCGAGAACGTGAAAGGGAgcgagagaaggagagggaacgTGACAGAGACCGAGATTATGACAGAGACAGGGATCGAGACTGGGACAGGGAACGGGAccgggacagggacagggaacGGGAccgggacagagacagagatagagacagagaccGAGATCGCGACCGGGAACGAGAACGCGACCGGGACCGGGACCGAGACCGCGATCGAGGCTCTGACAAAACTCCACAACGCAGCTCGGAGAGACGGAGGAGACGCTCCGCTTCACCCTCATCCTATGAGAGGAGCAGCCGACGCACTGAGGAACG GTTTGAGTCATCTAACAGCAGCAAGACACGGGGAGCTAGTGGCAAGGAGCGCAACAAGCTGTCCACAGAGGAGCGCAGAAAGCTGTTTGAGCAGGAAGTTGCTCAGCGGGAAGcccagaaacaacaacagcttcaacagcaacagcagcagcagcttcaaaCTATGGCTTATGACCCTGCTCTAGCCTATGCCTCCAGCCCTGGCTTCATCACCTACCCTCCTGGATATCCCATCCAGACCTTTGTGGATCCCACCAACCCCAATGCAGGCAAAGTGCTGCTACCTACCCCTGCGGTTGAGCCCGTCCTGAACTACGAAGAGACGGCTCTTATCTCAGACATGGCACTgtcctctccatcctccactTCCCAGGCCACTCCAGTCTCTAATCTCTCTCAGCACATCACCACCCCTGACCTCACCGCTGGCAACCCCCAACAGTATGCCCAGCCCGCTGTAGCAACTCAGGACGCAGGCGTAGCTGTCCTCTCTGTACCCGCCCAGGTGGCTCCTCAGGTACAGGGCCAGCAGAGCTACACTACTCTCTGGGATCCCACTACTCAGCAGGCTGTGACTGTGCAGACACAGCCCGCTCAGCAGTACGCCGCAGCCCCACCACCGCCTCAGACACAGACAGCAATCTATTACCAGGGTCAGCCGTGCCAAACCATCTACAGCATCCCCACCGCCTACCCACAGGCCAACACTCCCGTCATACAA